Proteins encoded by one window of Electrophorus electricus isolate fEleEle1 chromosome 17, fEleEle1.pri, whole genome shotgun sequence:
- the sppl3 gene encoding signal peptide peptidase-like 3, translating to MAEQSYSWAYSLVDSSQVSTFLISILLIVYGSFRSLNMDCENQDKDKDGNPTATSSFNNSNSNNSIQTIDSTQALFLPIGASVSLLVMFFFFDSVQVVFTICTAVLATIAFAFLLLPMCQYLTRPCSPQNKISFGCCGRFTLAELLSFSLSVMLVLIWVLTGHWLLMDALAMGLCVAMIAFVRLPSLKVSCLLLSGLLIYDVFWVFFSAYIFNSNVMVKVATQPADNPLDVLSRKLHLGAGVGRDVPRLSLPGKLVFPSSTGSHFSMLGIGDIVMPGLLLCFVLRYDNYKKQASGEAAGPANMSGRMQRVSYFHCTLIGYFVGLLTATVASRIHRAAQPALLYLVPFTLLPLLTMAYLKGDLRRMWSEPFHAKSSTSRFLEV from the exons GGCTTACTCCCTCGTCGACTCCAGCCAGGTGTCCACCTTCCTCATCTCCATCCTCCTCATTGTCTATGGCAGCTTCAG ATCGTTAAACATGGACTGTGAGAACCAAGACAAGGACAAGGATGGAAACCCCACAGCCACCAGCTCCTTCAATAACAGCAACTCCAACAACA GTATTCAGACCATAGACTCCACACAGGCTCTGTTCCTCCCCATCGGAGCCTCTGTTTCTCTACTTGTCATGTTCTTCTTTTTTGACTCGGTCCAGGTGGTTTTCACCATCTGCACTGCAg ttctgGCAACTATAGCATTTGCCTTCCTACTTCTGCCTATGTGCCAGTATCTAACCAGGCCCTGCTCCCCACAGAACAA GATCTCGTTTGGCTGCTGTGGGCGCTTCACACTGGCCGAGctgctctccttctccctgtcgGTCATGCTCGTCCTCATCTGGGTGCTCACCGGCCACTGGCTTCTTATGGAcg caCTGGCCATGGGGCTGTGTGTGGCCATGATCGCGTTTGTGCGTCTGCCCAGTCTCAAGGTATCCTGCCTGCTTCTCTCGGGCCTTCTCATCTACGACGTGTTCTGG gtTTTCTTCTCGGCCTACATCTTCAACAGCAACGTCATGGTGAAGGTAGCCACGCAGCCTGCCGACAACCCGCTGGACGTTCTCTCCCGCAAGCTGCACCTGGGTGCGGGAGTGGGCCGCGACGTGCCCCGCCTCTCTCTGCCCGGCAAGCTGGTGTTCCCCAGCTCGACGGGGAGCCACTTCTCCATGCTGGGCATCGGCGACATCGTGATGCCCGGCCTGCTGCTCTGCTTCGTGCTCCGCTACGACAACTACAAGAAGCAGGCGAGCGGCGAGGCAGCCGGGCCGGCCAACATGTCCGGACGCATGCAGCGTGTCTCCTACTTCCACTGCACGCTCATCGGATACTTCGTGG gtcTGCTGACCGCCACCGTGGCCTCCCGGATCCACCGTGCAGCTCAGCCTGCTCTGCTCTACCTGGTGCCCTTTACCCTCTTGCCTCTGCTCACTATGGCCTATCTAAAG GGGGACCTGAGGCGCATGTGGTCCGAGCCCTTCCACGCCAAGTCCAGCACCTCACGGTTCCTGGAGGTATGA